A window of Ursus arctos isolate Adak ecotype North America unplaced genomic scaffold, UrsArc2.0 scaffold_16, whole genome shotgun sequence genomic DNA:
CTCGCAATTCTGTGCATAGGTGGGGCTCAACTACACGGTTCTTCTCCTGGTCCTGTTTGGGGTTGCTCATGTGGCTGCAGTCAGATGGTGGCAGGGGCTGGACACACAAAATGACTTTACTTACATGTCTCCTTTCTTGACAGGGACAGCTGCAAGGCTGGGCTCAGTTGAGCTGCTGGGAAAGCTAGACCTGCCCATGAAATATCAGGGCCTGTCCTTCTCTATGTGGTCTCTGCAGCAGAGTAGCTGAATTTCTCATAAGGTAACTCAAGGCTCCCAAGAATGCACACGGCGGAGGCTTGGCACGGGCACGGAATCTCTCCTGCCACATTCTATTGCCCAGAGTGAACCACAGACCCAGGCTGGTTCCTTGTGGGAGGACTACACGAGGACCTAATGCCAGGAGGCATGGATCATTGGGGGTCATTTTTGGACACTAGCTACCACAGCTGATTCTGAGACACCAAGCCCTTAACCTTCCTATGACTTCATGCCACAACGAGCACCTATAAACCGAACATGATTTAGGAAGATCATCCCAGCAACAGAGAGGAAGGTGGCTTAGAAAAGGGGAGACCAAAAGTTTTGCCAAAGTCCACTTTGGTGGTGAAGAACTGAACCTCGGTAGGAATGAACCCGACCCAAAGGGAAGGAAGGTATGGTCTCTAATATCACACGCGGCAGAGATGCCCATTGCGGTCAGGATCATGAAGTATCGGGGAGATAGCTTAGTACAAGAGGTGGAGGTGAGGAAGCCAAAGGAATATTTTTAGTGTTTACCCCGTGTCCCATCTAATCATGAGTGTTTGTATCTCACCAGTGGAAATGCGGTTTTCTTCCGTCATTTCCTAGTTAGCATACTGCTTCGGCACAGCTCTTATATAACCAGAGGACTCAACTCTCTCCCAAGTATGACTGTGGTTAACTTCCAGCTCAGTGACTCTCAGCCTTCTTGTATTTAATCCACAGAAATGTACTGTGGAAATACTATTAAgtttgtatgtgtatacatgtattttACATGCATATGTATGTTTAGCTAAAGCAAAAAGTTTTACAGATCAATACCGTATGTGACATActcttatttcttattctctatcatccaattttttttaatgctggcaAAGAATGTCTAAATTAATTCTGCAATCCATTAATGGATTCTGACTTCTCCTTTGAAAACTCCGACTTTAGTAGATAAGCGCCTATAACCCCAGAAATATTTAGCATGAAgtacagaaataatttaaaaatcagtcatagCATTAATATTTTCCATTACATTTTGGAATCACCTGCTTCATTTGGTATTTATAATTTAAGAGAATTTAACAAACTGATGTATGTAACTAATTTTGCAATTCCACTTTACAGTGTGAGCAATTGATTCAGACCCATGactatgtaaatatatgtaacagaATTCAATCACATTTTAAGCAATATTGAGACGGTGAAATTTTAAGTTTCACCTTACAAAGTTTCAACAGTGAGCTCACTACTTGGATTTTGTTTACCAACTAACTGAATTGGTcaagaagaaaatatgttaaatgcATAAATGCGCTTTAGTTATGGGAATATATGGAATAAAAATCcctttaagattattttttaaggggcacctggatggctcggtcagttaagcgtttgcctttggctcaggtcatgatctcagggtcctgggatccagccaggcattgggctccctgctcaccggggagcctgcttctccctctgcctttacccctggcttgtactctctctctcaaataaacaaactcttaaaaaaaaaaaaaaaaacctactaaaaaattaccgggggcgcctgggtggcacagtggttaagcgtctgccttcggctcagggcgtgatcccggcgttatgggatcgagccccacatcaggctcctctgctgtgagcctgcttcttcctctcccactccccctgcttgtgttccctctctcgctggctatctctgtcgaaaaaataaataaaatcttaaaaaaaaaaaaaattaccggTACATATACCACTTTAGGATAAACAAGTTTGGAGTTTATAAttctaatattaattattaaagtaaaggtaattttgaaaataatcgCCAGAACGCCCAAAACCCGCCCTCAGGACATGGAAGAAGCTGCAGTTCACTTGGAGCTAACTGGGGGTTCCGCCGGCCGGCCGAGCAACACGTGGCCCTTCCAAAAGAACTGGTTCTTCTTACAGAGGAACCAGAAACCGATCTAGGAAGAGGTGAGATCGTGATTCTTTTCAACTTTATCGcctgtaataaatattttttttaaaaaatacaatacaacCGAAAAGCTCGAAGCTGGCCATGAGGAGCCGTCTCCTCGGGGTCCGCGCCAACGCGCCCCAGGCCCCGCTTCGGTCCGCGGGAGCAGGGTGGCCCCCGAGCTGGAAGCAGGGAAGAAGGGGTCCCGGGGGGGATGGGGCGCAAGGATTGGTCCCTGCCCCAGGTCACCCAAGCCGCGGAAAGCGGGCTCAGCAAGCTTCTGCACGAGAATGGTCGCCGCGACCCACGCGGGGCCTCCCGCCCGGCGCTTGTCCAGCTCTGCCATCCAGAATTACTACGATTGAAGACCCGAGGGGTTGCAATATTATTCGGAAAAGCGCCTTCTAGAACCGCTTTGCGGCCTTCAAGGCCGGGCCCCATCCCGCGCGTCCCCAGCAACCACGCCAGCCGGCGCCGCAGCAGAAGCCGGAAGGCCACCCGCGCGCCCGCGCTCCTCCTCCCGCCCTCCGGGCGCTACCACAGCGGCGGACCCCTCCGAAGGCCCGCAAAGGTACCGTCCCCGGCCTCTGATTGGCCGGCGGCGCGAGGGGCGTGGCCTCCGGAGCCTGGTTCCGCGCGCCAGAGCCCCCTCGCCGCATTGCGAGCCGGGCCAGGAGCGGGCGCCATGGTGAGGAGTGGTTGCGGGTGCGGACGGGATGAAGGCCCGAGGTCTGGGCCTGAGTTCGGGCGACAGCCGGGGCCGGAGCCGGGGCCAGAGCCTGCCTTGGGAGCCGCGGCGGGCGAACGCGGGGACCGCGCTGATGCTCGCTCCCCGGCTCTCTTCCAGGTGCTGCTGCACGTGCTGTTCGAGCACGCGGTCGGCTACGCGCTGCTGGCGctgaaggaggtggaggagatCAGCTTGCTGCTGCCGCAGGTGGGTGAAGGAGGTGGTGGGCTCCCCGGCCGCGTCGCAGCCCCTTGGGCCCCCGGGCCCCGGCATGCACCGCGCGCTCCCACGTGGCCGGCCGCGCATTGGGGGGGTGCTCTGGGCCCGAAAGCTCCAGAGCCGGGGTCCATACCCGCGTTCGTGACTAGAGTCGCGTTAGGAGCATTGAGAAGGAAGCCCCCCTGGACTCCACCCCGTGCGATGAAGCCGACCGGGCTTTAGGGCCTGTCTGTAATCGGCTCATTTACGAAGCGTGCGGTTGGTTCTTGCACGCGACCAGGGCTGAGAACCGCTGCTTTACTGCGCCCTAGAGGCAAGAGCGAGGGAAGAAAACCACTCGTGTTCTCTTCTCCCCCAAGGTAGAGGAGTGTGTGCTCAACCTGGGCAAGTTCCACAACATCGTTCGTCTCGTGGCCTTTTGTCCCTTTGCCTCGTCCCAGGTTGCCTTGGAAAATGCTAACGCTGTGTCCGAAGGTGAGTCGGCCACAACCAAGTATTTTAGGGAGATAAGCGGAGGATTAGTTGCTGCTGCTCTTATCCTCGTGGGGAGTTTGTGATGGCATTTTCCTTTCCTCGGCTAATTTGTTGTAAATCTGCTAAGTGTTGGGCAGTATTTAGTGTATAGGATGTAGTTTAAAACAGTGCCCAAGGTCTGGGGATACGGTATACTGTATGTTTCACGTGCACAATCCAGGTCCTAGGCTTTGTGAGTGGTAAATGATTCTTCCGGGAAATCTGGTAGGGAGGCGTGGTTTAATGCTCAAGGTGGTTCTTCGGTCATTGTTGAAGTAATTGGAAAAGGCAATTTTGATACAGAAGAATCAAGCAAAAAGGTTTGGCTCCAGAAGGCAAATCAGATACGAAGTATTTGTCTCATTAGTGCCCCTGGGTATGTTTAAGATTTCAGTTCTGTACTTCACGCATGTGCTGTTGGACCTGAATCCTCTTCCTCCCATGGTTGATGCCGGCTTTGCAGTGATGACTTGAATCTGTCAATCCCCTGAGTTCAGTCACTGATGTCTCCATGTGTCTGAGCAAAGCCTGAAGCAAGGGAGGATGTAGGCATGCCATCTCGGCATGCCCTGTGGGACCAATGTAGGATCAGTTTGTCACTCAGTGGTTAGGGGGCAGGATCCCTTTTATGATTTCAGCCTTTTTCAGCATGTTAGTGGGAGCTCTGTTGTTTGCCTTGAGGTGTTGTTCATGAGGACCTCCGCCTGCTCTTGGAGACTCACCTGCCATCCAAAAAGAAGAAAGTCCTCCTGGGGGTTGGAGACCCCAAGATCGGTGCTGCTATACAAGAGGAGTTAGGGTACAACTGCCAGACCGGAGGCGTGATCGCGGAGATCCTGCGAGGTAGGCCCACCTATTAACATTCACGGCTTTCTTGACATCTTTGAGGGGGGATCTGAAAACCTAAGGAGGGTGCTCAAGGTTGCATCTGGGAAGCCCTTCTGCTTGGCTGGTGCCCATGGGGGCTGGAGCTGGCTTAGAACCTTTTCTTGCTCACAGTCTTGCCCTCCTCCAGGGGTTCGTCTGCACTTCCACAACCTGGTCAAGGGTCTGACAGATCTGTCTGCTTGTAAAGCCCAGTTGGGGCTGGGACACAGCTATTCTCGTGCCAAAGTTAAGTTCAATGTGAACCGGGTGGATAATATGATTATTCAGTCCATCAGCCTCCTGGACCAGCTGGATAAGGACATCAATACTTTCTCCATGCGTGTCAGGTAAAGTGCGCAAGCAACCCAAGAATGGGTGTTTAGCGAATTTTGAATGCTGAATTCAGGACTAGGTCCCGTGGGTAgaacagggtggggtggggccgaGCCTCCCGGTGCTTACCACAGGCTGTGTTCTTACACTGACTGTACAGAAAGAGGAGGTAGAGTAAATCCACCCATATACACCCCAGCCCAGGCTCTTTGCCTGGTCTGTATTGTGAATGGGGGGACATGGAGTTGAGGTTTTGAATTGGCCTTGATCCCTTTTCTCTGGGCAAAGAATAGAtaaggagaagggggaggctgTGGCTTGGAGGCCTAGCTGCTGGGCCGGGAGTGACTGTGGCTCCTTGCAGGGAGTGGTATGGGTATCACTTTCCGGAGCTGGTGAAGATCATCAACGACAATGCCACGTACTGCCGCCTTGCTCAGTTCATTGGAAACCGAAGGGAGCTAAATgaagagaagctggagaagcTGGAAGAGCTGACGATGGATGGGGCCAAGGCTAAGGCTATTCTGGATGCCTCGCGATCCTCCATGGGTCAGTACAGCCTAGTGGCCAAAGTAAGTTTGGTGCTATGGATGTCTGGTCCTGCGTTCACACTGGCTGTCCCTTAGGCATGGACATATCAGCCATCGACTTGATAAACATCGAGAGCTTCTCCAGCCGTGTGGTGTCCTTGTCAGAATACCGCCAGAGCCTGCATACTTACCTGCGGTCCAAGATGAGCCAAGTGGCCCCCAGCCTCTCGGCCCTAATTGGGGAAGCGGTGCGTCATGGGGAACACAAAATGGGGCTAAGGAATGTTACAACGTAGGTCTGTGCTGCTGTATTTCCTGACCCACTGTTACCTTCCCCGGTTGTACTTGATGGCGAGAAGCGGAATTATGCAGTTGATAGATGGCCATTCCAGCTTCTCTAATTCCTCGAATCCTTTTCCAGGTAGGTGCACGTCTCATTGCTCATGCTGGCAGCCTCACCAACCTGGCCAAGTATCCCGCGTCCACAGTGCAGATCCTTGGGGCTGAAAAGGCCCTGTTCAGGTACCAGTGAGGGCACCTGCCCACACTCAGGTGCCACTTCTGGTGCCCACTGCTTGTTTGGGGATCACGGTGATGGCTGACCAGGGCTCCCTGACCTATACAGACCTCTGCTATGGGGGTGATGGCCAGTCCTGGTGTCTGAGTGATTCCCAGGGCCCAGCAAAGGGACGAGATTTCCAGGTCAGCGACATTGGATGCCTTCCCTGTGCCTCTGGGAGCTGTGGGTTGGCATGAGGTGGGGTCACCAGCCTGAGGCTCACTCTGGAGACTGAGGgtacaggggaggggaggagctgccATGGCTAATAGGGTTGAAATTTCTGATCTTAAAACTCCCCACTAAATATTCTTCTCCCAGAGCCCTGAAGACAAGGGGTAACACCCCAAAATACGGACTCATTTTCCACTCCACCTTCATTGGCCGAGCAGCTGCCAAGAACAAAGGCCGCATCTCCCGATACCTGGCAAACAAATGCAGTATCGCCTCGCGAATCGATTGCTTCTCTGGTATGGGCGGGGCTGGGAGgagaagggctgggagggagggaggccgaCTGCCCAGCAGCTTCTACAATGATGGCAGTATTTTTCGTCAACAGCAGTTCACCTAGTGAGTGTTGATACTTTGGGTCTGAGTGAAGCTGAGGGTAGAGGGCAAACAGGGTGGGGAGTAGCTGGCCCTTTAGGGGCTGTCAGGCTTTGTTtatccacacatacacacacacatccagagGTGCCCACAAGTGTATTTGGGGAGAAGCTTCGAGAGCAAGTCGAGGAGCGGCTGTCCTTCTATGAGACAGGAGAGATTCCACGCAAGAATCTGGATGTCATGAAGGAGGCAATGGTTCAGGTCAGTTGGGGctgtgctg
This region includes:
- the NOP56 gene encoding nucleolar protein 56; protein product: MVLLHVLFEHAVGYALLALKEVEEISLLLPQVEECVLNLGKFHNIVRLVAFCPFASSQVALENANAVSEGVVHEDLRLLLETHLPSKKKKVLLGVGDPKIGAAIQEELGYNCQTGGVIAEILRGVRLHFHNLVKGLTDLSACKAQLGLGHSYSRAKVKFNVNRVDNMIIQSISLLDQLDKDINTFSMRVREWYGYHFPELVKIINDNATYCRLAQFIGNRRELNEEKLEKLEELTMDGAKAKAILDASRSSMGMDISAIDLINIESFSSRVVSLSEYRQSLHTYLRSKMSQVAPSLSALIGEAVGARLIAHAGSLTNLAKYPASTVQILGAEKALFRALKTRGNTPKYGLIFHSTFIGRAAAKNKGRISRYLANKCSIASRIDCFSEVPTSVFGEKLREQVEERLSFYETGEIPRKNLDVMKEAMVQAEEAAAEMARKLEKQEKKRLKKEKKRLAALALASSENSSSTPEECEETSERPKKKKKQKPQETPQENGMEDSSVPVSKPKKKRSFSKEELASSDLEETAGSVSLPKRKKSAPKEEPGSDAEEAGNRSVPKKKRKFSSKEEPLSSGPEEAVGSKSSSSKKKKKLQKLSQED